A genomic segment from Peribacillus sp. ACCC06369 encodes:
- a CDS encoding sulfite exporter TauE/SafE family protein: MEMSLLLVLAIGFALGIKHALEPDHIIAVSTIASQSKKIWKSSLAGVFWGIGHTLTLLVFGVILILLKNEIPEAWAMSLEFLVGIMLVYLGITTIFSWKQTEQHDHTGRATYLKSMLVGIVHGLAGSAAMVLLTMSTIDAAWQGAIYIIIFGVGTCIGMLLFTTILSIPFVRSSSSKKVNRSLIRLTGVISTVFGIYYMYNLGINEELFSVWFG; encoded by the coding sequence ATGGAAATGAGTTTATTGCTGGTTTTGGCGATTGGATTTGCATTAGGCATCAAGCATGCCCTGGAGCCCGATCATATCATTGCCGTTTCTACGATTGCGAGCCAAAGCAAGAAAATATGGAAATCTTCACTTGCAGGCGTATTTTGGGGAATCGGCCATACACTTACTCTTTTGGTGTTCGGTGTCATCCTGATCCTTTTGAAAAACGAAATTCCGGAAGCTTGGGCAATGTCATTGGAATTTCTTGTGGGAATCATGTTGGTTTATTTAGGTATCACGACGATTTTTTCTTGGAAGCAAACTGAGCAGCATGACCATACAGGCCGGGCTACCTATCTGAAATCGATGTTAGTGGGAATTGTCCACGGACTTGCCGGCAGTGCTGCAATGGTCCTTCTAACTATGAGTACGATAGATGCAGCGTGGCAGGGGGCAATCTACATTATCATATTTGGTGTAGGTACTTGTATAGGCATGCTTCTGTTCACCACGATTTTAAGCATCCCCTTTGTTAGAAGTTCTTCTTCCAAAAAAGTCAATCGTTCACTCATCCGGTTGACTGGTGTGATAAGCACAGTTTTCGGTATCTATTATATGTACAATCTGGGCATCAACGAGGAACTATTTTCTGTTTGGTTTGGTTGA